The following nucleotide sequence is from Aspergillus nidulans FGSC A4 chromosome I.
CCGTTCTGGCCCTGGATTCGACTACGGTGTCGTGGGAAGTGTCACTGTTGGATATAGCTATCCATTCAATTGCTACAAGTCGGGTGACTGCTACGAGGGGAACTGGTTAGAGCCCTCAAGCTTGTTTTTTATCAATAGTAGTCTTTAGGATTGCTGACAGGAACTTAATTAGCACCTGGGATCAGGTTCCCTTGTCCGGTGGTGGTGTTTGCTACGTCAATGGCTACTATACTGATAGCAAGTGTACAGTTGGTAAGACAGATAACTTGTTCCGGTGAAATCTTCTACTGACATATCGCTAGCTGCTCTCGGAAAATGCTGAATACCTGGTAGCCAATGTGTTATAGGTGGAATGGAATGACACACACTGGGGCCGTTTCTGGGAGATTATTTTAGGGGAAGCTGCGAGAACGTTGACATTTCGATGTGCATGTCTAGTCTAGGATCTAGCAGAACTGAAATAATTCAACGGTCATTACAT
It contains:
- a CDS encoding uncharacterized protein (transcript_id=CADANIAT00006489), whose translation is MKFQLLSLAALFSVALAAPTAETSAELNVADFATPVEARDISPEALGLVKRAVRCYIVNSSSGTVNCRSGPGFDYGVVGSVTVGYSYPFNCYKSGDCYEGNCTWDQVPLSGGGVCYVNGYYTDSKCTVAALGKC